One part of the Muntiacus reevesi chromosome 18, mMunRee1.1, whole genome shotgun sequence genome encodes these proteins:
- the MRPL12 gene encoding large ribosomal subunit protein bL12m, which produces MLPSATSLLRGPCLGLRAAALRLARQQVPHVCAVRLMRCSSHRRGEALTGAPLDNAPKEYPPKIQQLVQDIASLTLLEISDLNELLKKTLKIQDVGLMPMGGMVPGAAPAPAAPEAAEEDVPKQKERTHFTVRLTEAKPVDKVKLIKEIKNYVQGINLVQAKKLVESLPQEIKANVAKAEAEKIKAALEAVGGTVVLE; this is translated from the exons ATGCTGCCGTCGGCCACAAGCCTTCTACGGGGGCCGTGTCTCGGGCTTCGAGCTGCTGCGCTTCGCCTCGCCAG GCAACAGGTACCTCATGTCTGCGCTGTGCGGCTTATGAGATGCAGCAGCCATCGAAGGGGGGAGGCCCTCACTGGTGCCCCTCTGGATAACGCCCCCAAGGAGTACCCCCCCAAGATCCAGCAGCTGGTCCAGGACATTGCCAGCCTCACGCTGCTGGAGATCTCCGACCTCAACGAGCTCCTGAAG AAAACACTGAAGATCCAAGATGTTGGGTTGATGCCGATGGGTGGCATGGTGCCTGGGGCTGCCCCTGCCCCAGCAGCCCCGGAG gcagCAGAAGAAGACGTCCCCAAACAAAAAGAACGGACACATTTCACTGTCCGCCTGACAGAGGCAAAGCCCGTGGACAAGGTGAAGCTGATCAAGGAGATCAAGAACTATGTCCAGGGCATCAACCTTGTCCAG GCAAAGAAGCTGGTGGAATCCCTGCCTCAGGAAATCAAAGCCAACGTGGCCAAGGCCGAGGCCGAGAAGATCAAGGCGGCCCTGGAGGCAGTGGGCGGCACCGTGGTTCTGGAGTAG